Proteins encoded by one window of Arabidopsis thaliana chromosome 2, partial sequence:
- the TPK2 gene encoding thiamine pyrophosphokinase 2 (thiamin pyrophosphokinase 2 (TPK2); CONTAINS InterPro DOMAIN/s: Thiamin pyrophosphokinase, vitamin B1-binding domain (InterPro:IPR007373), Thiamin pyrophosphokinase, eukaryotic (InterPro:IPR016966), Thiamin pyrophosphokinase (InterPro:IPR006282), Thiamin pyrophosphokinase, catalytic domain (InterPro:IPR007371); BEST Arabidopsis thaliana protein match is: thiamin pyrophosphokinase1 (TAIR:AT1G02880.3); Has 1352 Blast hits to 1350 proteins in 558 species: Archae - 0; Bacteria - 721; Metazoa - 134; Fungi - 134; Plants - 93; Viruses - 0; Other Eukaryotes - 270 (source: NCBI BLink).): MLSAMDVMIHSSSFLLPCDETCGTRYALVVLNQNLPRFTPLLWEHAKLRLCADGGANRIYDELPLFFPHEDPFVIRNRYKPDVIKGDMDSIRRDVLDFYVYWGTKVIDESHDQDTTDLDKCISYIRHSTLNQESSRLQILATGALGGRFDHEAGNLNVLYRYPDTRIVLLSDDCLIQLLPKTHRHEIHIHSSLQGPHCGLIPIGTPSANTTTSGLKWDLSNTEMRFGGLISTSNLVKEEIITVESDSDLLWTISIKKTGLPVQDHKP; encoded by the exons ATGTTGTCAGCCATGGATGTTATGATTCACTCTTCAAGCTTTCTCCTCCCTTGCGACGAAACTTGTGGGACGAGATACGCTCTCGTTGTTCTTAACCAGAATTTACCACGATTCACTCCTCTTCTCTGGGAACATG CAAAACTTCGTCTCTGTGCTGATGGAGGCGCTAATCGCATCTACGACGAATTACCTCTCTTCTTCCCTCACGAAGACCCTTTTGTCATTCGAAACAG GTATAAGCCCGATGTTATCAAGGGAGATATGGATTCTATACGCCGTGACGTCCTCGACTTTTATGTTTACTGG GGAACTAAGGTTATAGATGAATCTCATGATCAAGATACCACTGATCTTGATAAATGCATTTCGTATATCCGTCACTCTACTTTGAATCAGGAGAGTTCCAGa CTCCAGATTCTTGCCACTGGAGCACTCGGGGGAAGATTCGATCATGAAGCCGGTAATCTCAACGTCTTATATCGATATCCAGACACAAGGATAGTCCTTTTATCTGATGATTGTCTCATCCAACTCCTTCCAAAGACTCATCGACATGAAATACATATTCACTCTTCTCTTCAAGGACCTCACTGTGGACTTATACCCATTGGAACTCCATCTGCCAATACCACTACCTCAGGGCTTAAATGGGATCTCA GCAACACTGAGATGAGATTTGGTGGGTTGATAAGTACATCGAACTTGGTTAAAGAAGAGATAATCACAGTCGAATCGGATTCGGATCTTCTCTGGACTATTTCCATCAAGAAGACAGGACTTCCTGTACAAGACCATAAACCTTAG
- a CDS encoding ELMO/CED-12 family protein (ELMO/CED-12 family protein; FUNCTIONS IN: molecular_function unknown; INVOLVED IN: phagocytosis; LOCATED IN: cytoskeleton; EXPRESSED IN: 23 plant structures; EXPRESSED DURING: 13 growth stages; CONTAINS InterPro DOMAIN/s: Engulfment/cell motility, ELMO (InterPro:IPR006816); BEST Arabidopsis thaliana protein match is: ELMO/CED-12 family protein (TAIR:AT3G60260.4); Has 866 Blast hits to 866 proteins in 151 species: Archae - 0; Bacteria - 0; Metazoa - 498; Fungi - 61; Plants - 182; Viruses - 0; Other Eukaryotes - 125 (source: NCBI BLink).): MDDREGSFVAVRRISQGLERGSVYNSSSAEAVPGSAAWLGRGLSCVCAQRRDSDANSTFDLTPAQEECLQSLQNRIDVAYDSTIPLHQEALRELWKLSFPEEELHGLISEQWKEMGWQGKDPSTDFRGGGFISLENLLYFARNFQKSFQDLLRKQVGDRSVWEYPFAVAGINLTFMLIQMLDLEAVKPRTIVGATFLKFLSENESAFDLLYCIAFKLMDQQWLSMRASYMEFNTVMKSTRRQLERELMLEDIMHLEDLPSYALLNQ; encoded by the exons atgGATGATAGAGAAGGCTCGTTCGTAGCTGTTAGGCGGATTTCTCAGGGTCTCGAACGAGGAAGCGTTTACAATTCATCATCTG cTGAGGCTGTGCCTGGATCAGCAGCTTGGTTAGGCCGAGgtctttcttgtgtttgtgCTCAGAGAAGAGATAGTGACGCAAATTCTACGTTTGATCTAACACCTGCTCAG GAGGAATGCTTGCAGAGTTTGCAGAACCGCATTGACGTAGCTTATGATAGCACAATACCCTTGCATCAG GAAGCTCTAAGGGAGCTGTGGAAACTTTCCTTTCCTGAAGAAGAGCTTCATGGATTAATATCTGAGCAGTGGAAAGAGATGGGTTGGCAGGGCAAAGATCCGTCAACAGATTTTAG GGGTGGTGGTTTCATATCTCTTGAAAACTTGCTGTACTTTGCCAGGAACTTTCAG AAATCCTTCCAGGACCTTCTGAGGAAACAGGTTGGGGATCGGTCTGTGTGGGAATACCCCTTTGCTGTCGCTGGTATCAACTTAACATTCATGCTCATCCAAATGCTTGACCTTGAAGCAG TGAAACCGCGAACAATTGTTGGGGCAACTTTTCTGAAATTTCTTTCTG AGAACGAATCTGCATTTGACCTTCTTTATTGCATTGCATTCAAGCTAATGGATCAGCAATGGCTTTCAATGCGTGCCTCATACATGGAGTTTAAC ACGGTGATGAAATCAACAAGGAGACAGCTGGAGAGAGAGCTGATGCTGGAAGACATAATGCATCTTGAGGACTTACCCTCCTACGCTCTTCTCAATCAATAG
- a CDS encoding dihydroorotate dehydrogenase (DUF3598) (CONTAINS InterPro DOMAIN/s: Domain of unknown function DUF3598 (InterPro:IPR022017); Has 41 Blast hits to 35 proteins in 15 species: Archae - 0; Bacteria - 0; Metazoa - 0; Fungi - 0; Plants - 41; Viruses - 0; Other Eukaryotes - 0 (source: NCBI BLink).), whose product MILQKTMQSPFLHLCKSFTSSSPLSCHNHNICFGFHNALLSPSICNFQRRNNVNGRKIVAQGSRLNDGNSRPAGNKGKVSLKGNKENIWSVDNEMAEKDKRKVKPKGRKSGKRLGGGRKGKFGRVLVSGTMLIESETVLQTQEPVIKPVWRTFASSVSGIWKGVGAVFSPITGEMEPIEIGKKNESLYDCYTLSKIEALPSPSSGANTESEIQRKINWVTLNPHGECSESKDEVFVDQSGVDSRLPKFESFNLKASDVMEEDSMVDAPGLVYFEDGSYSRGPVTIPVGEMSESNYYLTPTFKFEQCLVKGCHKRLRVVHTIEFANGGADIQIMRVGVYEELWVSPSNYEEQSDNDAPLELKPFSQRKRTQPSELTGSWKVFEVNATPLYGEEAEFEQPGESTPVVYLCTEALKRRNLPETLVSFGEEEMIDMQDVSVMWLPGGVSAYVDVKKDGVLCIGVGWYSDEGINLVMERDYGLDGNLKEVRSKSEMKRRWTEEPK is encoded by the exons atGATTCTTCAGAAAACGATGCAATCAccatttcttcatctctgtaaaagcttcacttcttcttctccactttcATGTCACAACCACAATATATGCTTTGGATTTCATAATGCTCTGTTATCTCCTTCAATCTGCAATTTCCAGCGACGAAACAATGTCAACGGGAGAAAAATCGTTGCGCAGGGATCAAGACTAAACGACGGAAATAGCCGTCCGGCGGGAAACAAAGGGAAAGTAAGTCTGAAAGGTAACAAAGAGAATATATGGAGCGTTGACAACGAAATGGCGGAGAAGGATAAGCGTAAGGTGAAgccaaaaggaagaaaaagcgGGAAGAGATTAGGTGGAGGAAGAAAGGGTAAATTCGGTAGAGTTTTGGTTTCAGGGACGATGTTGATCGAATCCGAGACTGTTCTTCAAACTCAG gAGCCTGTGATAAAACCAGTTTGGAGAACATTTGCGAGTAGTGTAAGTGGGATTTGGAAAGGTGTAGGAGCTGTGTTCTCGCCGATTACTGGAGAGATGGAACCGATTGAAATTgggaagaagaatgagagTCTTTATGATTGTTATACTCTTTCTAAGATTGAAGCGTTACCATCTCCTTCTAGTGGAGCTAATACAGAGTCTGAGATACAGAGGAAGATCAATTGGGTTACTTTAAATCCTCATGGAGAGTGTTCTGAGAGTAAAGATGAGGTTTTTGTTGATCAGAGTGGTGTAGATAGTCGTTTGCCTAAGTTTGAGTCTTTTAACTTGAAAGCAAGTGATGTCATGGAAGAGGATTCCATGGTAGATGCACCCGGCCTCGTTTACTTCGAG GATGGATCGTATTCCAGAGGTCCAGTTACAATCCCTGTTGGGGAGATGAGTGAATCCAACTATTACCTCACACCGACTTTCAAGTTTGAACAG TGTCTGGTGAAGGGTTGCCATAAGAGACTGAGAGTAGTTCACACTATAGAATTCGCCAATGGTGGTGCAGATATACAGATAATGAGAGTTGGTGTTTATGAAGAACTGTGGGTTAGTCCTTCAAATTATGAAGAGCAAAG TGACAACGACGCACCATTGGAGTTAAAACCATTCTCACAGAGGAAACGCACGCAACCATCAGAACTAACAGGATCATGGAAAGTATTTGAAGTAAATGCAACTCCACTCTACGGAGAAGAAGCCGAATTCGAACAGCCAGGTGAAAGCACTCCAGTTGTGTACCTCTGCACAGAAGCTCTAAAGAGAAGGAACTTACCGGAAACTTTGGTTTCGTTTGGGGAGGAAGAGATGATAGATATGCAAGATGTGTCTGTGATGTGGCTACCAGGTGGTGTGAGTGCATACGTGGATGTGAAGAAAGATGGAGTGTTGTGCATTGGAGTTGGATGGTATTCAGATGAAGGAATCAATCTTGTGATGGAGAGAGATTATGGTTTGGATGGGAATCTTAAAGAAGTTCGATCCAAATCCGAAATGAAGAGACGATGGACAGAAGAACCCAAGTAA
- the TPK2 gene encoding thiamine pyrophosphokinase 2 (thiamin pyrophosphokinase 2 (TPK2); CONTAINS InterPro DOMAIN/s: Thiamin pyrophosphokinase, vitamin B1-binding domain (InterPro:IPR007373), Thiamin pyrophosphokinase, eukaryotic (InterPro:IPR016966), Thiamin pyrophosphokinase (InterPro:IPR006282), Thiamin pyrophosphokinase, catalytic domain (InterPro:IPR007371); BEST Arabidopsis thaliana protein match is: thiamin pyrophosphokinase1 (TAIR:AT1G02880.3); Has 1413 Blast hits to 1411 proteins in 581 species: Archae - 0; Bacteria - 767; Metazoa - 135; Fungi - 134; Plants - 93; Viruses - 0; Other Eukaryotes - 284 (source: NCBI BLink).) has translation MLSAMDVMIHSSSFLLPCDETCGTRYALVVLNQNLPRFTPLLWEHAKLRLCADGGANRIYDELPLFFPHEDPFVIRNRYKPDVIKGDMDSIRRDVLDFYVYWGTKVIDESHDQDTTDLDKCISYIRHSTLNQESSRILATGALGGRFDHEAGNLNVLYRYPDTRIVLLSDDCLIQLLPKTHRHEIHIHSSLQGPHCGLIPIGTPSANTTTSGLKWDLSNTEMRFGGLISTSNLVKEEIITVESDSDLLWTISIKKTGLPVQDHKP, from the exons ATGTTGTCAGCCATGGATGTTATGATTCACTCTTCAAGCTTTCTCCTCCCTTGCGACGAAACTTGTGGGACGAGATACGCTCTCGTTGTTCTTAACCAGAATTTACCACGATTCACTCCTCTTCTCTGGGAACATG CAAAACTTCGTCTCTGTGCTGATGGAGGCGCTAATCGCATCTACGACGAATTACCTCTCTTCTTCCCTCACGAAGACCCTTTTGTCATTCGAAACAG GTATAAGCCCGATGTTATCAAGGGAGATATGGATTCTATACGCCGTGACGTCCTCGACTTTTATGTTTACTGG GGAACTAAGGTTATAGATGAATCTCATGATCAAGATACCACTGATCTTGATAAATGCATTTCGTATATCCGTCACTCTACTTTGAATCAGGAGAGTTCCAGa ATTCTTGCCACTGGAGCACTCGGGGGAAGATTCGATCATGAAGCCGGTAATCTCAACGTCTTATATCGATATCCAGACACAAGGATAGTCCTTTTATCTGATGATTGTCTCATCCAACTCCTTCCAAAGACTCATCGACATGAAATACATATTCACTCTTCTCTTCAAGGACCTCACTGTGGACTTATACCCATTGGAACTCCATCTGCCAATACCACTACCTCAGGGCTTAAATGGGATCTCA GCAACACTGAGATGAGATTTGGTGGGTTGATAAGTACATCGAACTTGGTTAAAGAAGAGATAATCACAGTCGAATCGGATTCGGATCTTCTCTGGACTATTTCCATCAAGAAGACAGGACTTCCTGTACAAGACCATAAACCTTAG
- the UCC2 gene encoding uclacyanin 2 (uclacyanin 2 (UCC2); FUNCTIONS IN: electron carrier activity, copper ion binding; LOCATED IN: anchored to plasma membrane, anchored to membrane; EXPRESSED IN: 21 plant structures; EXPRESSED DURING: 12 growth stages; CONTAINS InterPro DOMAIN/s: Plastocyanin-like (InterPro:IPR003245), Cupredoxin (InterPro:IPR008972); BEST Arabidopsis thaliana protein match is: uclacyanin 3 (TAIR:AT3G60280.1); Has 7774 Blast hits to 4337 proteins in 447 species: Archae - 19; Bacteria - 1100; Metazoa - 1380; Fungi - 511; Plants - 3296; Viruses - 503; Other Eukaryotes - 965 (source: NCBI BLink).) has protein sequence MAMNGLSKMAVAAATALLLVLTIVPGAVAVTYTIEWTTGVDYSGWATGKTFRVGDILEFKYGSSHTVDVVDKAGYDGCDASSSTENHSDGDTKIDLKTVGINYFICSTPGHCRTNGGMKLAVNVVAGSAGPPATPTPPSSTPGTPTTPESPPSGGSPTPTTPTPGAGSTSPPPPPKASGASKGVMSYVLVGVSMVLGYGLWM, from the exons atggcaATGAATGGTTTGTCCAAGATGGCTGTAGCCGCCGCAACTGCTCTTCTCCTAGTTCTGACCATTGTCCCGGGCGCAGTAGCTGTGACTTACACTATTGAATGGACCACTGGTGTGGACTACTCAGGTTGGGCTACCGGAAAGACTTTCAGGGTTGGTGACATTCTAG AGTTCAAGTATGGTTCTTCCCACACGGTGGATGTGGTTGACAAAGCCGGATATGATGGCTGCGACGCCTCCTCCTCGACTGAGAACCATTCCGATGGAGACACCAAAATCGATCTTAAGACTGTAGGAATAAACTATTTCATCTGTTCTACACCTGGTCACTGCAGAACCAATGGCGGCATGAAGCTAGCCGTTAATGTCGTAGCCGGTTCTGCCGGACCTCCGGCCACTCCCACGCCACCTTCTTCAACTCCGGGAACTCCTACCACACCGGAATCACCTCCGTCTGGCGGATCACCCACACCCACCACACCCACACCTGGTGCAGGTTCaacttctcctcctcctccaccaaaGGCAAGTGGTGCGTCTAAGGGAGTGATGAGTTACGTTTTGGTGGGAGTCTCGATGGTTTTGGGTTATGGTTTGTGGATGTAA